Proteins encoded within one genomic window of Rubrobacter aplysinae:
- a CDS encoding phosphonate ABC transporter ATP-binding protein translates to MNEAPGNSSRVSKSSRDSLGFELDDATVSYGGAPALKHVSLSVKPGERLAVIGASGAGKSTLFRLLTRGVALGSGRVTIGGDDLFGLSWRELKELRSRVGVVRQAYNLVPQLPVGVNAGLGEVGSIGGWRALKMLAAGPDAGLASRVREALERLGLLELARSRTSDISGGQQQRVAVARLLVQRPGLVLADEPFAAVDPQTTERVLEAVAELNGEGSTLVVNLHDVELARRFPRIVALREGRLFYDGGPEGLTDERLAGVYSGDPYHPSPHPEAPDGTGPRGVSPRVTGGQDGVTSH, encoded by the coding sequence TTGAACGAGGCACCGGGCAATAGTTCAAGGGTTTCCAAGAGTTCCAGGGACTCCCTCGGGTTCGAGCTGGACGACGCCACCGTGTCCTACGGCGGCGCCCCCGCCCTCAAACACGTAAGCCTCTCCGTAAAGCCTGGCGAGAGGCTGGCCGTGATCGGGGCCTCCGGCGCGGGCAAGTCCACCCTGTTCAGGCTCCTGACCCGCGGCGTCGCCCTGGGTAGCGGACGGGTGACCATCGGCGGCGACGACCTCTTCGGCCTCTCCTGGCGCGAGCTAAAGGAGTTGAGGAGCCGTGTCGGTGTCGTGCGTCAGGCATACAATCTCGTGCCCCAGCTCCCCGTCGGGGTGAACGCCGGCCTCGGGGAGGTCGGGAGTATCGGCGGGTGGCGGGCCCTGAAGATGCTGGCCGCCGGGCCGGACGCCGGCCTCGCCTCCCGGGTCCGGGAGGCGCTAGAGCGTCTCGGGCTCCTGGAGCTGGCGCGCTCACGGACCTCGGACATCTCGGGCGGTCAGCAGCAGCGGGTCGCGGTGGCGCGGCTGCTCGTGCAGCGTCCGGGTCTGGTGCTCGCCGACGAGCCGTTCGCCGCGGTGGACCCGCAGACCACCGAGCGGGTGCTGGAGGCCGTCGCGGAGCTTAACGGGGAAGGCTCGACGCTCGTGGTAAACCTGCACGACGTGGAGCTGGCCCGGCGCTTCCCGCGCATAGTGGCCCTGCGGGAAGGCCGGCTCTTCTACGACGGCGGGCCGGAGGGTCTGACGGACGAGAGGCTCGCCGGGGTCTACTCCGGCGACCCGTACCACCCGAGCCCACACCCCGAAGCCCCGGACGGCACGGGGCCCCGGGGCGTATCACCCCGCGTTACCGGAGGACAAGATGGCGTCACCTCGCACTGA
- the phnD gene encoding phosphate/phosphite/phosphonate ABC transporter substrate-binding protein codes for MRGRRNVRRAGVIALGAISLALVGCGSSQDEEALSVGLIPNQNPEEVQAQYQPLEEYLSGELDRPVELEVPTSYNAVVEAMTSGELDLAYFGGLTYAQARERADISPLVTEINPRTGDTKYRSAIIAPANGEVEEVEDIEGKDFAFGSASSTSGSLYPSIMLDEAGVDYRTDLGEYTYTGGHDATAQAVANERVAAGGLEYRILLDLVEQGTIDEDSYRVIQTILVEGYPWVVRDDLPENLREEVAQAYLDLEDPELLDLLRAQGYERVEPGDYDEVEEQARELDLLTPTE; via the coding sequence TTGAGAGGCAGGCGTAACGTACGTAGGGCGGGTGTTATAGCCCTGGGGGCGATCTCCCTGGCGCTGGTCGGGTGCGGATCGTCGCAGGACGAGGAGGCGCTGTCGGTTGGTTTGATCCCGAACCAGAACCCCGAGGAGGTACAGGCCCAGTACCAGCCGCTGGAGGAGTACCTCTCGGGGGAGCTGGACCGGCCCGTGGAGCTGGAGGTCCCCACCAGCTATAACGCCGTGGTCGAGGCGATGACCTCGGGGGAGTTGGATCTCGCCTACTTCGGCGGTCTCACGTATGCGCAGGCCCGCGAGCGCGCTGACATCAGCCCGCTGGTCACCGAGATCAACCCCAGAACCGGCGACACCAAATACCGCTCCGCGATCATCGCCCCGGCAAACGGCGAGGTGGAAGAGGTGGAGGACATCGAAGGCAAGGACTTCGCCTTCGGCAGCGCCTCCTCGACCTCGGGCTCACTTTACCCCTCGATAATGCTCGATGAGGCCGGTGTGGACTACCGGACGGACCTCGGCGAGTACACCTACACCGGCGGCCACGACGCCACCGCCCAGGCCGTCGCCAACGAACGCGTGGCCGCGGGTGGTCTGGAGTACCGCATCCTGCTGGACCTCGTCGAGCAGGGCACCATAGACGAGGACTCCTACCGGGTTATACAGACCATCCTGGTGGAAGGCTACCCGTGGGTGGTGCGCGACGATCTGCCCGAAAACCTAAGGGAAGAGGTCGCCCAAGCATACCTGGATCTCGAAGACCCGGAGCTCCTGGACCTTCTCCGGGCCCAGGGCTACGAGAGGGTAGAGCCCGGCGACTACGACGAGGTGGAAGAGCAGGCCCGGGAGCTGGACCTTCTCACCCCCACGGAGTAG
- the phnE gene encoding phosphonate ABC transporter, permease protein PhnE, translating to MASPRTERRPSVSKTPQIGGALPRVSWKTSLAVLVILGLTGWSGLGVGFDLLDLLSGAQPVQSFVSEMFPPDLSASTLQTTFTGVVETFQMAFLGALIGAVVAFPLAALGTREASTVGASRARRLALAVPYHAARLLTNVFRSVPDILWALVFVVALGLGPFPGMLALAVHSAGVLGKLYSETLEAVPERPVEALHETGASGFGAFIFGRMPQAMASVTSLSLYQWECNLRSATILGFVGAGGIGQEILVSMQLFDYPKVATLVGATIIVVLIVDRFSAALRSRLVN from the coding sequence ATGGCGTCACCTCGCACTGAACGGAGACCATCGGTCTCTAAAACCCCGCAGATAGGCGGCGCACTCCCCAGGGTCTCGTGGAAGACGAGCCTCGCCGTGCTCGTGATCCTGGGACTCACCGGCTGGAGCGGGCTCGGGGTCGGTTTCGACCTCCTGGATCTCCTCTCCGGGGCGCAGCCGGTCCAGAGCTTCGTCTCCGAGATGTTCCCGCCCGACCTCTCGGCGTCAACCCTCCAGACCACGTTTACCGGCGTCGTGGAAACCTTCCAGATGGCCTTCCTGGGAGCCCTGATTGGGGCCGTCGTCGCCTTCCCGCTCGCCGCCCTCGGCACCCGCGAGGCGTCCACGGTCGGGGCGAGCCGCGCCCGGCGACTCGCGCTCGCCGTGCCGTATCACGCCGCCCGGCTGCTCACGAACGTGTTCCGTTCGGTGCCGGACATCCTGTGGGCGCTCGTGTTCGTCGTGGCGCTCGGGCTAGGGCCATTTCCGGGGATGCTCGCGCTCGCCGTACACTCCGCCGGGGTGCTCGGCAAGCTCTACAGCGAGACGCTCGAAGCCGTTCCGGAACGTCCGGTGGAGGCGCTGCACGAGACCGGTGCGAGTGGGTTCGGGGCGTTTATCTTCGGCAGGATGCCCCAGGCGATGGCGAGCGTCACCTCGCTCTCGCTGTACCAGTGGGAGTGCAACCTGCGCTCGGCCACTATCCTGGGCTTCGTCGGCGCGGGCGGGATCGGGCAGGAGATCCTGGTCTCCATGCAGCTCTTCGACTACCCGAAAGTCGCCACCCTCGTCGGGGCCACGATCATCGTCGTCCTCATAGTGGACCGATTCTCCGCCGCCCTCCGATCGCGGCTGGTTAATTAA